A window of the Cicer arietinum cultivar CDC Frontier isolate Library 1 chromosome 6, Cicar.CDCFrontier_v2.0, whole genome shotgun sequence genome harbors these coding sequences:
- the LOC101502155 gene encoding uncharacterized protein, giving the protein MNDSWRTGTSTLDGHPCRRSIEDRSSSRRTRSVFSGSGVSHFESVHVDDYSDVFGGPPRTLLVHKFSSAGSLYDEICRLPEFTSPAEKVDMTLPVFRIPARNDGFFSDIFGSDDDRKSRERSGSLSKANSSSALSSEELSPRRPTIGDEVPVSAFASKLRPTSVSWKRNSSTMLPEEYPSRQGVSIFPWNVQSFEIHYPDNDHKTNFKSSPMEFSKRASSPETISLGSNTYQGVKTFTDDCELNSPFSESKCSVHDYVPSEQLIQQDDDVDDDYDNDDEVMSSYVIEINSNLRRGDCESSDIDEAIAWAKERFQSRSSEESMRNDGNVQKVQTQGSSDASEYHDDGMGKVQPPKKQQTDTEKLDEDIRMWSFGKETDIRLLLSTLHHILWPESGWYPISLVNLKEKSQVKRAYQKARLCLHPDKLQQKGATLLHKYIAEKAFSILQDAWAVFISESVSF; this is encoded by the exons ATGAACGACTCATGGAGAACTGGTACGAGCACATTGGATGGCCACCCTTGCCGGCGATCGATTGAGGACCGATCATCTTCACGGAGGACAAGGTCCGTCTTCTCCGGTTCCGGCGTTTCCCACTTCGAATCCGTTCATGTAGACGACTACTCTGATGTCTTTGGAGGTCCACCCAGAACCCTACTCGTTCACAAATTCTCTAGCGCCGGATCGCTCTACGACGAAATTTGCCGGCTGCCGGAGTTCACATCTCCGGCGGAGAAGGTTGACATGACCTTGCCTGTGTTCAGGATTCCTGCGAGAAATGATGGATTTTTCAGCGACATATTCGGATCGGACGATGACCGGAAATCAAGAGAGCGATCGGGGTCTCTGTCGAAGGCGAATTCTTCGTCGGCGTTAAGTTCCGAGGAATTAAGCCCTCGGCGGCCGACTATCGGAGACGAAGTGCCAGTGTCTGCTTTTGCTTCAAAACTGAG GCCAACTAGTGTCTCGTGGAAACGGAACTCATCAACTATGCTACCTGAGGAATACCCAAGTAGGCAGGGAGTGTCTATTTTTCCATGGAATGTTCAGTCATTTGAAATTCACTATCCAGATAATGATCACAAGACAAACTTTAAAAGTTCTCCTATGGAATTCTCAAAAAGGGCCTCATCCCCTGAAACTATTAGTCTCGGATCCAATACATATCAAGGCGTCAAAACATTTACCGATGACTGCGAGCTCAATTCACCATTTTCCGAGTCAAAATGTTCAGTTCATGATTATGTGCCTTCAGAACAACTTATACAACAGGATGACGATGTTGATGATGATTATGACAATGATGACGAGGTTATGAGCTCCTATGTCATAGAGATTAACTCCAATCTCAGAAGGGGAGATTGTGAATCATCAGATATTGATGAAGCAATTGCATGGGCCAAAGAGAGGTTTCAATCGCGAAGCTCTGAGGAAAGCATGAGAAATGATGGCAATGTGCAGAAAGTTCAAACACAAG GAAGCTCTGATGCAAGTGAATACCATGATGATGGAATGGGAAAAGTTCAACCTCCTAAG AAGCAACAGACAGACACAGAGAAGTTGGATGAAGATATAAGAATGTGGTCATTTGGCAAAGAAACTGACATTCGGCTACTGCTTTCAACACTACATCAT ATTCTATGGCCTGAGAGTGGCTGGTATCCTATTTCTCTTGTGAATCTAAAAGAAAAGTCACAGGTCAAGAGGGCTTATCAGAAAGCAAGGTTATGCCTACATCCAGACAAACTGCAACAAAAAGGAGCAACTCTCCTACACAAGTACATAGCAGAGAAGGCTTTCTCCATTCTTCAG GATGCATGGGCTGTATTCATTTCTGAATCTGTTTCCTTTTGA